The genome window GCAGGCAGAGCCCACACTTGCCCTGCTGCTGTGGTCGTTGCATTGCACCCGATTGATGCATTGGCTCCGCACTCATAGTGCTGGCTTTGGTCTCTTTTTCAACTATTTCACCAGCTGTTGACTTTTTGCGACAACTCTTGCAGCAATTGGACATGGGCCAACAACGagatttctttttgttggACTTGGTTTCGTCCACTATCTCCATGTGAGTTGTCGTGGCACTGCTGCGAGCACTCGAGAGAACTGGTTGCTCCTCAACTGAGCCATTTAAACGATCCTGTCGTCGTCCACAACAACGCATGCAATGCGATCGACGGAAACGCATACAAAGTGTGGTACAGCAACGACAGATGCCGCCTTTCTTTACATCATCCTTGAGGAATTCctggctgctgcttctgctagACAATTGATAAAGGTTACAAGAATTACTGTGCAAAGTATCTATCGGATATGTAAATGCAGCTAGTAACTAGTATTGATATGCATATTTCAGTGGGGGAAATAATAACACGACTAGTAATTACCGTAGACCTTGCGATTTCATGGATAACATTTGCATAGGGCATATACGACTTTCTTGTCCGTCCGCCTGTCCGTTCGTATTTTCGTCTGTCGCAAGAAAGTCCTGAGTGTACGACTTTTATTATGCAAATCGATTTCGTGTTCTGCTACGGTGCATTGCTATTACGGCTATTAGCATTTTTAATGACTATCGCATTTGATACGATAAAGATGAAGTGCACGAGAGCACAAACTACAATATGGTGTATCCATAACATACGACAAAGTATAGGCTTGAGCTGAATCGTGGGTCCGAGTCCGAAGTGGgttgaatatttattgcaaCGCATTTTTAGGGTTATTAATCCCACTTTAAGTTCAAGGTCGGCCAGTTAGTATTGCGTTAGGCAAAACTTCATAGCTAAGTATGTTGATTAAACGTACACACAAATTGCCGACCTCTCTCCGCTTATTTTCTTCTCTCACTTACACAATTTTCCAGTCGAGCACGTGCCAAAAGGAAAACTCAACACGCTAATAAATGTGCGATGGCTTGACTTCTGGTTAAGTACTGCCAACAAGCCAACGACCAAACTTACTTTAAAGGTCGCCATATTTATTATTGGGCCCGAATCACCAACCAGCAAAACATGCTTAAGCAATGCGCAATTGCTGATTAAGATGCAGAGATTATAATGCAGTTTAAGGTGATTACCTAAATAGATATTTGTCAGCATCAATCAACGAATTCTGCGGCAGATCAATGCTAAAGATGACcgagttttttttctttttcgtcaACATTTTACTAAATCAAAACTAATTTCTCTTTAAAACTTTAGAATCGAACTAtgtcattaattaattaatataattatttaaagtgtgtaacttttaatttttcttctttttattttatttaagagtgatttttgttgtgctgcgCTTGGCGCGATTGTCCGGCAGAAACTGATTTGTTATTGCGGTATGAAACTTTGGACATGCCACAAAAATAGTGCTAGGTTCTTCACGTCTGcgcctgtgtgtgtgcttgtgtgtgtgaacacCTCGTCTGGTTGGTTGGATGGTTGGTTAGTTGGTTGGTCGGTCACCCATTTTCTTCACTTCGTATATGGTATGCATGTGATTTCATTGAAGGACGCCGGCCGTACGCTCACGACAACGTTGAGGACGACAAGCCAGCGAACGGATATCCTTAAAGGCGTTTCGTATGGTCTCACCCCAGGCCTCATGCCCCATAAACCTATCCATACTACCTCCCCGCCACCAGGTGGGTCGTAAATTTATTGACGCATTTATGAGTGGCTTGGCAGCCCACAAGGCagcacatttaaatatatacacactcttatatatgtatatacgtatatactttatatatatatgtactttttATATGTCGGTCTAAAGTTGTACGTATCAAGTTGGTGGAGTTGTACTTAGTGTTGTTGGGGCCTTTCCGGGTATGTAAATTTACTGGCCAAGGGGTGTACTACGTGTAAGGCTGgcaattgtttttattcgGAGACTATAAGGACTTGGAAAAAAGTTCGTACAAAGTGTAGAAAGAGTATCCGATTAAATTCCAATTTAGAATTACGGATGAGTCCTAGAAACTTTTTCAAATGACAATTTTTAGCGAGGCTAAGTGTTTGCCCTGAACGAAACAATCATAGAATTTacatcattaaatattttgaggGTAACAAATGGGAAAAAGACCCAACAATGAGTCTTTATGTTGCACAATAGTTAATTAAAGGTCAAGAGCTGGTTGTGATtgctaatataatatttgggAATTCCCTTTGGAAAGCCCATTTGTAAGcaaatttttttctattagAGAAGAACAtacataattgaaaaatgctgtttcaattaaaaattattaataaatatattattaattcccaaaaactataaaaagctttagtataatataaaataaaataaaattgcgtgataaaaattacattcaaaaataaatttcacaaaaacatgaaatttatataaataagatGTCTTTTGATTATtcattataaaaatcaaaactaacatgatcattatttaaaaatttcctAATATGCTAATATTGGATAGTttgaacaaatatttgtttactcACTTTACAATGCCACCACTGCCTGCTGTTGAACCTTGACCATCAGGAGATAGTCGCTTGTCATCCACTTGAAAATCCTCGCCGGGTGGCGGAGTTGCACGCTTGAAGTCATCAGTCAAATCCGCTTGAACATTGGGTCTTTCAGAGTCTATCTCTGGTTTCACGGTTACAGGTTGACCACCAACTAAAGTAGTTGCCGAATCGGTCTCAGTGGCATTCAACACCGATATCGATGCTTCGATGGGCTGTGTGGGGGGCAAGGGGGACTTATGCATCTCCGCCGAACTATTTTGGGCATGACTTCCGTCTGCTGTATCGAGACGCGATATGGAGTCATGCGGCTTGGCTGTCGCTGTCAGACCATTGGGACTAGGTGAATTGCCAATTTCGGGGGCGAGTCCGGCTTCGGTTTCTTGGCTTTTGGGGTCGGTTAAATTTTCGTTAATCGTTTTGTGAGTCTCACTCTTTAAGGTCTTCTGTGAGTTACTAGAACTTGTTGCAGTCTGCCCTGAGCCACCATCACCGGAGGTCAATTGGCCAGTAGTAGCAAGTTGCGCAGCATGACCTTTTGGCACTGCAGGTGAAAGTTTGAATAGTAGATAGGTAAGAAAGTTATAGGCGACAGTGCTCGGCTTTGGccttttataaaataaaaaacttccatgttttcaattaaatcatTGGAAAGTGAAATGTGTACCAAAATTTTATTGCCTAACCTTAAAACTATTCTCACTATTGCTTAATTTGAGAAGCAAAGGAGCGACGGGAAAATCTCTAAGACTAATATTGTTCCCAAGTCTGTTGTATTTAGGTTTGTTAacttatgtttttgttttatgggATTTCAGTGCTACTTTCTGCCAACTACATTCATATATTTCCGATTGGTACTAAGTTACAAAACCCTTGTTCTTGTAACCACTTAAAGCACTTACCCTCAGTCTCTTGCGTCTGCTCTGGAACCGTTGCCACCTTACGATTCTGTGCGGAATCCACACGCTTCTTATTGCTAACCAAGCTGAGTCGGGAACTCATTCGCACCAATGTTGACATGTTCGAGCCTTGACGCTTGATGCCTCCAGTGGTAGATGCGTTGACCTCGTTGCGAACAGCTGGCAATGCTTCTGCCGCTTGCAGTACTGCGTTACCGACATGGACAGCTAACGGTTGGGAACTGTCTGCCGCAGAGTCCTTGGCATGCTCTGCCTTTTTCGGTGATTCCTTTTGCTTCACTTTCTTTTCAGGACTTTCAGTTGTTGCCTTTTTAGTATTCATCTGGGAACCAGTTCTTGCCAGGGGTTTGGGTAATCCACTAGAACCATTTGCCCCGTTGGTTTTAATTATGGATTTAGTGGATTTTTCACCATTTTTCGCCTGTTTACTTTCTGTCTTCTGTTTCTGGGAAATAGGTGTCTTCGGTTGACTCGATGTTTGTGGCTTCTTTGCTGGCATCGCCGGTAACGTTTTTGACACAGTTCGTTTTACACTTGTCTCTGGCTTGCTAATTAAGGACGTCTTCTTTTTGGCACTTTCAGATTTTGTTGACTTTTCCCTTGGGCTTGATTTCGTAGATGTTGTCGTTATCTTTTTACCTTTTGGGGACCTAGGGGACTTTGACTTCTCGGTCTTTCCTCGTTCCTCTGCTTTTTTAGAAGGCGAAGCGGATTTTCTTCCGTTTTGATTAATACTTGTCGGTATACGGGAGCGAGAGTTCCGACGTTGACTTGCGAAAATTGTCTCCTTATGATCCTTCTTGGAAATTGGTTTTCCTTGCTTTCCTGCCGGACTCAGCGACATTCGACGTCCAAGCATTCCACTTTTGGGACTTATTGAAATGGATTTTCTGCGATTGGGCGTGGTGTCAGATTTACGACTATTACGCGACATGGTTGCTGGCGAAAGGCTTGTGGATCGCAACGAGGAACGTACACTGAGCCGAGAGTTGGCTCGAGAATTAGCTTGGGAATTAGCACGTGAATTTGCCCGGGAATTGCTCCGAGAATTGGCGCGAGAATTGATGGACATATCATTGGTATCCGCCATACGGGACTCTGGTCTTGAGGGAGGCCCTCGCGATGTGGGACGACTTGCATTGAATCGAGTAGGTGTCAATCGGATATCCGTAATCCCTAGGCCATGGGTATCAAGACCACTGCGATTCGTTGCCTGAGACGGTGAACGACTATTACTCGCTTGTGAATTGCGACCCGACAAAATATGAGAGCTGCTAAAGTCCTTTAGTGGTGAATTAGAACGCGAATTGGATACAGAGTTCCGGCGACTGCGCACGGGAATGCGGGATATAGAATCTCGACGTGCGGACAACTCGGATGCCGTGTCCATGTGCGCTGCTTCATACGCATCCCCATGCAATGGACTCTGCGGTATGTCCTTGTTGGGTGTACCAATAATTGGAGAAAGCGTACTCGGCTTGGCAATCTTAGTGCGCTTGTTATGCTGCTTTAGATCCCTGTTGGTTATGATTTGGCGTCGCGGACTTGCTGTCATCTTAGCACCCGGTAGATAAATCGATTTGCGACGTTGTATGGTGGATGGCAGTGTTGAGAGAGAAGGTCGGCGGAAGCTAAAGTCGGAGGTGGTTATGCTACTCAAATTGGAACTGCGTCGATCCGATGCCGTTTGCGTGGAGCTACGACGTTCCGGTGATGTGGAACTTGAGCGTCGTCGTGCCTGCATGCGAATTGGCTCCATACTGGACTTTGGCAAACGTGTACCGACTATCAAATCGTCCAGGCTTAACCAGTTTGAACGCGGAGGATTACGGGTATAGTCGTCTTGCCTATTAACAACGCCAAGCAGACCACGTTGCTTGCGAGTGGGATTTGGATTTGGCTTTAGTGGGCGCGGCAGTGAGCCCGGTGGTATGATTGCTGTCTCCTTGTCCAATTCCATGGCCGAACGATGAAATCGTGGAATACCACTGCGATAAGGATCTGTTATCAACGGCAACGTTTCCATACTCTTAATGCGCTGACCAAACAGCTCAGAGAGGCCCTGAGAGGACTCTTTGTTGTTGATAGATCCACGACGCTGCACTCGCGGCGTATACGTATCTACCGAGGAGGTCAACGAATCCCGTTGTTGCAGTATGCCTTTCGTGGGCATGGCCAGCTTGCTGGGACTATAACGTCCGCTCATGTTGAACTGCACCGAGGGACGTGGCGAATCATCGGCTGCCTGCTGGTTACTAAGCGGAGGCAACTGCGGTAGGCGGGATCCAGTCAGAGACTTGCGTCTCGCCCGAACGGGCGGTGGCACTGCAGTGGACGAGGTAGTGGTGGACTGTATTGACGCGTGCCTGCCAGCGGGAGTTCGAAGCCGCCGCTGTGCAACCGGCGTCGTACTAGGACTGTGGGTTAGCGAGGACTTGGGAGATCTTACTGAGAGTATGGTAAAGGAGGACTTCTTGTGCAGACGAGTTTCTCCCACTCtgttaaaaggaaaaaaaatccTATAGTGAACAATTCTTGAAGTTATGCATTCTACCCTACCGATAATCACCGCCAGTGGCGACAGAGTCCTTGAACACAACCGGTGACATCTCTCCAGCAATAGACTGCACTCGCGAGCCTTGGTCGTCTTGCATCATATTCATGTTATTGCCGGACTCGGCGAATTGACTGTGAATTAGGCTCGGAGATTGAGGCGTATCGGGTCCATATGATGTGTTGTAGCTCTCTCGTCGCTGTCTTTCGCTGGCATCACGCATAATCTccctttgctgctgctgcagatatTGCTTTGGTGAAAGTATGATATCCATGTCCATTACGGGGAGTCGGAATCGTATAACTCCTGTTTGGCACCGGTGATTTTAAGGGCATTGGGAGCTCCACTGCATGAGGAGGAACCAAAGGTTCCTCGCCACCGCTACTCGAACCATTCGAGTCTTGCAGCATGGTGGCAAGCGGCGAAAGTGGCATCTCTTCATGCTTCATGGACATTATCATTTTGGAGCTAGGCCGCAACTTGGGAATGCGACTGAATTCTGCGAACTGTGAAGGCTCCCGGCGATACCAATCTAGGCCAGTGCTCGAATACGAGCCGGAAATGGGTCTGCAAGAATCAAAGATTTAGTACTCTTTCTGTTCATCTCACTTCACTCACCTAAGGTGACTCGGAGGCTCCTGTTCCCTTGTAGTGTATGTTGAGCCCATAGTTGACTCCAACTGCTCGTACTCCAGTTCAAACACATCGGGCTTATTGACAATGTCCTGTGGCGTAAGCAGCATAAAGTTGGGTGAATCCAGGTGCTCCGAACTGGAGCCACCACTGGAGTTGGGCAGGATTTGAATATCAGGCGGTTGCAGGCGAGGCAGCGGCAGTATACTCTGTGTAGGAGTTGGAGTCAGAGTCGGCGTCGGCGTTTCTAAGTGCGATAAAGTTGGAACTCgactgttgctgatgttggtGTAGGGGACATTGGAGAAAAGCCGACGTCGACCATCGCTCCCGATAAGTGTATTGAGCGCAACTGCTGCAATAAGTGTATCCTCCTCTGAGCTGGGCATGTCCACGGAACCAGCTCGTATTGTTTCAAAGGCTGCGGTGCCAAAGTAATCCTCTGGCTGCGGTGGGGGCACTGGATCACCAAACAGACTGCTGTAGGGCTGATTACTGGTGCTCGACTTCTCCCTCTCCATGTAGAGAACTTCGGGGGATATTCCTTCAGAGTTTTCCCGATTGCGGCCATAGTTGGCGTTGCTGTGCTGGGCAGATGGTGACATTATGCTTTTGGGATCGTAGCTATAGTCGACCGATATGATTGCTGGCTTGGTCGTTGTCGTAGAGGTATCCGTAGAATGAGGCCGGCTTGGTGTGGACCTTACAGGATGGGTTATCGTCGAGATGAGTGTTGGTGAAGGCGATGATGAATATGACAATGTCTGCTGCatgatttttcatttgtgCTGCTCTCTTTCTCAGTCTCTGCTCCTGAGGCAAGCGAATCTTTTTTAACGTCTTGAGGGGGAAGCACACGTTTCTATCGCTTTCAATGTTAGTTTCGAAAATATGCCATAGTTTTATCTACAAAAAGAATAGAAACCAtaataaactattaaaaaaatttaaattgtttttaaatactttacaaACGAAATAGAGTCCTTCGACAGTACGTAAGCAAAGTGTGAAAGGACGTGAAATACTTTACGCTTTATGCGAAGCGCAACTGAGCGaaccaaacaaatatttacaactcGTACATATCCAATTTTAGAGGCATATAGACTGTCAGATAGACCTTCTGGGCAATGCACAATGTCAGTGCACCAAACACGCGAAGCTTCACGGACCGACTGAAGACTGAAGACACTTCCAAGCCCCATGTGCAACGGGGGAAACAAAAACCAGAGCTATTTTCATTGCCAATGCACTCGTACGAAGTGTACGAAGCCAAAACTTGcgaaaaattgtaattattatttactatatttctATTGTATTTTCTAATAGCGAGAGCATCGAGTATACAAGTATTACTATTTTAGCTGATAAAAGTCCCAGACAGCTCAATGTGAGTGGAAGCCACAGTTAACAGTTCAGCGAATGTTTATACCCTGTACCGTTTAAGGGTATTGACAAATGGTTGTTTCGTGCCCCACTCAACTTGCTCATTGGTGCTTGCAGCACGGTATTGGCAAGTCGAAAGCTCTTTTctatgatttttaaattatgatgTTCGCTAACGAGAGCATAACTTGTGCGTGTTGAGATTATGAGTAAGatttgtgtgttgcatgtggcaaATTGCTTGCATTCGGTTGCActgaatattttcatttaaatgcttGCAACATACTCCGCAATATTTAactgtttaataaattttccTCAAATCACACTTCAAGTcgtattatattaattgttttagATGCTATCCGGTTGCGAAATGAaagtttgaaattttaatattggtgaaaattaattttatatggggaatataaatattaatttatatttgaatggTTTGGCAAATCGTaaagtcaattaaaaagttttgttgcAAAATTTCTTCCCTTAGTATACCTAATATAGAAAAGATATAACTGCGGAAGAGATTTCCGCATATAATTTGAACAttatttgcactttaaataacttttgaaaagtttaaaaatagttttttcgCCTagtattatcattattaaatatttaacatcaTTAAACAAGTcttacaaaaacaattattatttgaagtaATCACTACTAACAATGCTTTTCgtaaaaaaacccaaaaattaaatatttttaacgactataataaaaattataattttttaagtatCTAGCACCcccttcttttagttattatattattttgaataataattagcatgtaaataaataaatatataattttgtattcgATTTAACTTAatgatttataaattaaaataaaagacacACAAAGAGACTTTTTGATGGCGAAACTATTTAttcacataaataataatacaaatttcttgaatgttaaaataaatgaaattatttttttatttatttaatattgatattataaaatgtaaccaaaataataatacaaatttcttgaatgttaaaataaatgaaattatttttttatttatttaatattgatattataaaatgtaaccaaaaatatattatttatattaaaatatatttcatttaattaaatccaTTTAAATGTAAACTTTCTAAAGATCTAactgaaatttatgaataaaaacTTCCCATCAATCAAAGCGTTAACCCGCCAATCTAAATAGAAGGACGAGTCCGCTTAGATAGAGTCAGCATAACAAAGTGAATTCGCCGCCGATATTCGCCGCAAAGCGTATTTGGCGAAGGAGAGCCGTCTGCAAGTTTCGGTTGAATAGCGTGCGGTGTGTCCACTTGTTTTCATGGCATGCCGCGTGGCACCTGTTGGTATGACTGTGGCACGCGATATGCAGTTAATTGTGCATATAgacaaacatacaaatatgATTCCATATGAATGTGCTAACGTCATTTATATGTGCACTACTCGTATATAGGCCAGCTTAGGTGAAATATGCGTATCCATGTTATCTGTGGAGAAGGCAAGTTTTAAAGTATCTAACAACTGCTTGGAAAACAGCCGAGTTCAGActttaaaattatgtaaaaatgtttgcacacaTCCATCTACACTACGTGAATAAGGAAGTTGTCaggggtgtatgtgtgtgtgtgtgtgacttaGGACTTTACACTCACTTAGCACACTGACTAAGCACAGAAGAGAACCGCACAgaacagcacagcacagactACCTTCCCCTTGGCTTTGGCATAGGGGGTCAAAATACAGCAACAATTTTTACAGCGTTGCCTTGTGCAGCGCCGACAAGTCAACAACCAGCACTTGAATGACCAACGACTTGCCATGCTACGGCGCACTGTTGCAACATGAAAACAATAGCAAATGCTagtcgcaacaacaacaacagcaacaaaataactacaacaaaaacgaacGTCTACTATTAATGTGTGCAACACACAGTCATACAACGCTTTTTCGCTAAAGGCACTGGGAAAATCCTTGGCTAGTGTCGTGATAGCAAATTTCCATTCAGGTTAAAAACTTTACGATTTTCGCTTTGCTCtgcgaaattgaaattaacgTTTTCACTATTGACTTTTTCTTTAACACTGTTAACAATGTGATATAATTGATATCATTTTGGACATagattttaagattttttcctTTCTGGATCATTAGCGGTGTTTTTTATTCTTAACTcttaacacacacaacagagaTGAAAAAGTTATTACCACTTTGtcactttttgtatttttgtaaatataatttagtaattaagctatgtaaaaaaaagtagCTTTGCTTTggagtatttttttagttctGCGATGACTTGTAATTATATGTTTGGTCAAGCTGACGCCTTAATTTACAATTGGTTTTGGAATGTTCATTTCAAAAATTCCAATTTAGTGTGCACATACACAGATGTACTAGAACTagccacacatacatactgaGTTATTTAAATCGGTGTCGAGAAAGGCAGCACAACGCGCTTTTGCATCGATCCGATGCATTCGCCGTTCGTAGGAAAACTAAACCGCTAAATGAAAATGCCTTCTTATACTTTGAACGTCACGACGTTCTTCGTCGTCGCGGTCCTGGGCTCAGCCTAAGGTAGCGGcgttgcctttgctgctgctgtccagcCAAGTCAACGTTATTAGGCAGTGGCCCGAAGTGGCCAAAAGGAGTCGAGTCGAGCGAGTCAAGTCGGCTGCCTAGAAAGTCGGCTAGCCAGCCGCTGAAACGTATACGTGGGTCAGTAAACCTACTTCCGGTTGACATAAATACGCCTTGGACATGAAAACTTGCCACTGGCGGTGCGCCAtcagctattgttgttgccactgtgccccttgtgttgttgttgttgttgttgttgttgttgctactttCAGTTAGACTGACATTCTATGGTCGTAGATCtgaattactttttttgttgtgtggtatttaattcaattgcagCTGATTGCGtctcaacttttttttagttcAGAATGCACcaattaattatgaataatttttatatattttttaaaactacattttttaattcacATCTGATGAGGACGACTGATTTTTGTAACAATCATAAATAGGAAGTAAGTTAAGGATTTCATATCCGAAtacaaagaacaaaaaaaaggtttttttctTAGATTTAGCAATACCGTAAtcaattgcagttgcattaTTAGTTGGGCTGGGCTTCCTTGATTGGCGCtcaaacacagacacatacattCATAGAGCATTAGTAATCGTTGTGCTGACCTTAATCAATGGTAGCTTGCCCAAAAGCAAATTTGGCTTGGCCAGGCTTTCAATctaatttctattattttaaactGCACCCTAGCACAAGGTGGGGCATGCAATTCGTACTTGTAGCAACAAGCTGATAGCTGTTCATgctaatttataattttttgggCGAGCAAATATTTTCACGCGATGTGCTCATGGCTCTGACCGGCTTTGGCACTGATTCAGATTTTGACTCTGACTCTCGACTCAGTTGACCGACATAAGCATTGCGCAGTAAATTAATATCAATCGCTCATAAAGTGAACAAAAAAGGCCAAGCCCGTTCTGGAAAATCTGTGAAATTGTAATTACCGTTTAAAGGGACCATTGCACAATGGGTAAATCCAGGCTAAAAGGTATTTGGAAAATAGGATGGGAGGGCTAAAATGTGTCGCCTTATTGTAACTCTCTTTTAATTTGCTTGCAATTTAACTTAACCTCTTTTCCATAGCTTGTCAACACAAATGGCTAACTcacatttaatttagttacCCAAAAATACCTTgctatttttcttcttttctttttggcctGCCAACAAAATTTCTCAACCTGCTTTGTTCCTAATATCCTTGACCCCAATGCCAGTTCGTTTTTGCTTACGCATTGTGTTTGGCAAACTGTGGTCCAAGCACGTGGTGCGTATGATTTTCGCTATTAAAGAGTGGTTAGTTATATTGATTTAGCCTACCATTCAGAACTGTACCATGACGGAATTGTCGTTATGTTTAATGCTGGAATTCTACTATTTTATTATAGTCTGTTTATTCAGTTGTAAGGTTTTATAGcgcaataataaaatacttaaatagtACAGAGAGTAACAATGccaatataaatttcaaaattttaaatatagtacatatggctgtaataaataataagcatTAATGACCGttatcaaaataatcataaaataatcattcatttattttactgTCATAAACTTTGGCGTTTTTGAGGTTTACTAAATGTGTACAAAACTGTCATACTttcaaatactaaatactgcCGCCAAATAAGGAAACGATTTTCGATAGCTTGCGATAATTCCAACTATTCGGAGAGGTTATCGTAAATCGTTAGTCAGCTGTTGCTTGTCTTGagctaaatattttgaatgcaattgcATTCGTAAacacttataaatatttaaattatagagTTTTAAGcaatcaataaatatgttaaaaatgtGAGTAGTCTTCAATGATTTTTTAGCACTACAATTAACTgataataattacttttttcCTTTCTCAGTTGCCGGCTAGAGGAAAGCGTGCTTCTCCACATGCGCAACTCGCGATTATATCGTCGAGAGCTTAGCGCAAAGAGCGGCAATGTGAAGGATTCTGTGACCGGCCGGTATAGCTGGCAAAGACCTTGTGGGCAGCACACAGACATCAGCATCTACAATCACAGCATGGGCGGCAAAGTGCCGCTGGTGCTGAGCAATCCCCAGATGGTTACATGGTACACTTGTGGTCCAACAGTGTACGATTCGACCCACTTGGGACACGCCAGTACTTACGTAAAGGTGGACATAATACAGCGCATACTGCGCGACTACTTTAAGTACAATCTGGTCACGGCTATGAATATCACAGATGTCGACGACAAAATTATCAAGCGTAGTCGCGAATCTGGACGTAATTGGGAGGAAATGACGCGCAATTTTGACTCGGAGTTTGTGCGCGACATGCAGTTGCTAAATGTGAAGCCACCTAACTTGCGTGCCCATGTTTCCGCCAACATTCCCGCAATCCAACGTTTTATAGAGCAACTCTTAAGCGATGACAAAGCCTATGTTACCGAGGATAAGTCGGTATACTTCGATGTGTCCGCTTGTGAGAACTACGGAAAGCTGCAGAAGATAAGCAGGGACAAGCCAAAGGAGCAACCGAAGCATAAACGGAATGCGGCTGATTTTGCACTGTGGAAAGCGATAAAGGCCGCTGATGAGCCCAGCTGGCAGTCGTCATGGGGCGGCGATGGTCGACCTGGTTGGCATATTGAATGCAGCGCTATTGCGGGCATGTTCTTTGGCAACAAACTGGATTTCCATGCTGGTGGATTAGACTTGC of Drosophila nasuta strain 15112-1781.00 chromosome 3, ASM2355853v1, whole genome shotgun sequence contains these proteins:
- the LOC132790126 gene encoding protein stum isoform X2 translates to MDMDIILSPKQYLQQQQREIMRDASERQRRESYNTSYGPDTPQSPSLIHSQFAESGNNMNMMQDDQGSRVQSIAGEMSPVVFKDSVATGGDYRVGETRLHKKSSFTILSVRSPKSSLTHSPSTTPVAQRRLRTPAGRHASIQSTTTSSTAVPPPVRARRKSLTGSRLPQLPPLSNQQAADDSPRPSVQFNMSGRYSPSKLAMPTKGILQQRDSLTSSVDTYTPRVQRRGSINNKESSQGLSELFGQRIKSMETLPLITDPYRSGIPRFHRSAMELDKETAIIPPGSLPRPLKPNPNPTRKQRGLLGVVNRQDDYTRNPPRSNWLSLDDLIVGTRLPKSSMEPIRMQARRRSSSTSPERRSSTQTASDRRSSNLSSITTSDFSFRRPSLSTLPSTIQRRKSIYLPGAKMTASPRRQIITNRDLKQHNKRTKIAKPSTLSPIIGTPNKDIPQSPLHGDAYEAAHMDTASELSARRDSISRIPVRSRRNSVSNSRSNSPLKDFSSSHILSGRNSQASNSRSPSQATNRSGLDTHGLGITDIRLTPTRFNASRPTSRGPPSRPESRMADTNDMSINSRANSRSNSRANSRANSQANSRANSRLSVRSSLRSTSLSPATMSRNSRKSDTTPNRRKSISISPKSGMLGRRMSLSPAGKQGKPISKKDHKETIFASQRRNSRSRIPTSINQNGRKSASPSKKAEERGKTEKSKSPRSPKGKKITTTSTKSSPREKSTKSESAKKKTSLISKPETSVKRTVSKTLPAMPAKKPQTSSQPKTPISQKQKTESKQAKNGEKSTKSIIKTNGANGSSGLPKPLARTGSQMNTKKATTESPEKKVKQKESPKKAEHAKDSAADSSQPLAVHVGNAVLQAAEALPAVRNEVNASTTGGIKRQGSNMSTLVRMSSRLSLVSNKKRVDSAQNRKVATVPEQTQETEVPKGHAAQLATTGQLTSGDGGSGQTATSSSNSQKTLKSETHKTINENLTDPKSQETEAGLAPEIGNSPSPNGLTATAKPHDSISRLDTADGSHAQNSSAEMHKSPLPPTQPIEASISVLNATETDSATTLVGGQPVTVKPEIDSERPNVQADLTDDFKRATPPPGEDFQVDDKRLSPDGQGSTAGSGGIVKSSSQEFLKDDVKKGGICRCCTTLCMRFRRSHCMRCCGRRQDRLNGSVEEQPVLSSARSSATTTHMEIVDETKSNKKKSRCWPMSNCCKSCRKKSTAGEIVEKETKASTMSAEPMHQSGAMQRPQQQGKCGLCLRKIFCCRSVNKVDPVTGDETELRKCCFCIPCRRKRGVGNRTEPKVAWRDRDPELGITASDAAIVEGSSMAPSTAGPTEDTTKMSCCRRFWLALLCCRKKPRRGSDARRQSIKAPPPSEDTRRKLHNDLVEYTSKMKGAIPVLPLYLAWFCAFCNVIFPGLGTLLSGLFCLCVGIPRFSQYDSARARIGSFIINIIVAVSQFFCVLFCFVGWGWSIWWGAIMLRCAKKLSKIKKVERLELEEEQRQAELAAAQDAHRGETEAAKT